One Pempheris klunzingeri isolate RE-2024b chromosome 22, fPemKlu1.hap1, whole genome shotgun sequence DNA segment encodes these proteins:
- the pus7l gene encoding pseudouridylate synthase PUS7L, whose amino-acid sequence MKQDSDAVNVPACFLSNHEGFLGSIKNLIRDFVVTEIDITGQRVNTAEAAQTPACASSDGHSADCKKRSHHSVSLDTDESADCGVDVTIPSPGSFDLSVILGQSVSEELEHFVLTLKDEKPTKQELSLGCFPDKTHRANVHRAVRHRFPFLMTVTIQPEIRVREDPDYRELSQLVTEDEAEDFFRFIDAKVRGSSYTFGPDDDKDHRTVVHHFLSRKFGKLVETKSFHDRGTTAISVRLREQGRPKKRTTEERKEEDIYTAFTLCKENLETLEAISYMAAALGVLPSDFTYAGIKDKRAITYQSMVVKKVSSQRLKEKAAEFEKRGMRLSQIRSVSEPLRLGRLQGNHFDLVVRDLRPHGASANTHTRLAALVKEAVGNVEARGFVNYYGPQRFGSGQSVQSDRVGLALLKEDMVGAVRLFFTPEEGDDPQSQAKRHFLQTDNAKESLALMPLSKARERLMLRALNRYGTGPDGCTQAWLNLPHSTRVFYPHAYCSRVWNEAVAHRLTTLGHSVRRGDLVWMREGPKKVDDAAEASSPQIHVVTDQEEQEGVYTLGQVLLPMPGNTVKYPENAMGAWFQERLARDGLNDCRFRVSNLKLNLPGCYRPLLAVPRNLRYQLQRASCEGGGGEVSGGSSRKTDWQLNGTTAEGKQDSLMLTLKFDLDSSCYATICLREIMKCDL is encoded by the exons ATGAAGCAGGACAGTGATGCTGTGAACGTCCCTGCGTGCTTCTTATCAAACCATGAAGGATTCCTCGGAAGCATCAAAAACTTAATCAGAGACTTCGTGGTGACTGAGATAGACATCACAGGACAGCGTGTTAACACAGCAGAAGCCGCACAGACACCAGCCTGTGCCTCCTCAGATGGACACAGTGCAGACTGTAAGAAGAGAAGTCATCACTCAGTCTCACTGGACACTGATGAATCGGCTGACTGTGGGGTGGATGTCACCATACCTAGTCCAGGCAGTTTTGATTTAAGTGTGATTTTAGGCCAGTCTGTCAGCGAAGAGCTCGAGCATTTTGTGTTGACTCTCAAAGATGAAAAGCCAACCAAGCAGGAGCTATCTCTGGGATGCTTCCCTGACAAAACCCACAGAGCGAACGTCCACCGGGCCGTCAGACACCGCTTCCCCTTCCTCATGACTGTCACCATTCAGCCTGAGATCAGGGTGAGGGAAGACCCCGACTACAGAGAGCTCTCCCAGCTGGTTACAGAGGATGAAGCAGAGGACTTCTTCAGGTTCATAGACGCCAAGGTGCGGGGCTCGTCCTATACATTTGGACCCGATGACGACAAGGACCACAGGACGGTGGTCCACCACTTCCTGAGCCGAAAGTTTGGCAAACTGGTGGAGACTAAAAGCTTCCACGACCGGGGGACGACCGCAATCTCTGTTAGGCTGAGAGAGCAAGGAAGGCCAAAGAAGAGAACCACAGAGGAGCGTAAGGAAGAAGATATTTACACTG CTTTCACTCTGTGTAAGGAGAACCTGGAGACTCTGGAGGCCATCAGCTACATGGCAGCAGCTCTCGGAGTCCTGCCGTCAGATTTCACCTACGCTGGGATCAAGGATAAAAGAGCCATCACCTATCAGTCCATGGTGGTCAAGAAGGTCTCATCTCAACG GTTGAAAGAGAAGGCAGCAGAGTTCGAGAAGAGAGGGATGCGTCTGTCTCAGATCCGCTCTGTCAGTGAGCCTCTCAGGCTCGGACGCCTGCAGGGGAACCACTTCGACCTGGTGGTTCGAGACCTGAGACCACACGGGgccagtgcaaacacacacactcggctgGCAGCGCTGGTGAAGGAAGCAGTGGGGAATGTGGAG GCCAGAGGTTTTGTCAACTACTACGGACCTCAGAGGTTTGGGAGCGGGCAGAGCGTTCAGTCCGACCGTGTAGGGCTGGCTTTACTCAAAGAAGACATG GTGGGCGCTGTGCGTCTCTTCTTCACCCCAGAGGAAGGCGATGATCCTCAGAGCCAAGCGAAGAGACACTTCCTCCAAACAG ATAACGCCAAGGAGTCTTTGGCGTTGATGCCGTTGTCGAAAGCCAGGGAGCGACTGATGCTTCGCGCTCTGAACCGTTACGGCACAGGACCGGATGGTTGTACCCAAGCCTGGCTCAACCTGCCCCACAGCACGAGGGTCTTCTACCCACATGCGTACTGCAGCAG AGTGTGGAACGAGGCAGTGGCGCACAGGCTGACGACTCTGGGCCATAGTGTCAGGCGAGGAGACCTGGTGTGGATGCGGGAGGGGCCAAAAAAAGTGGACGACGCTGCAGAAGCCAGCTCGCCTCAG ATCCATGTGGTGACAGACCAAGAGGAGCAAGAGGGAGTGTACACACTGGGACAA GTGTTACTACCGATGCCGGGAAACACGGTGAAGTATCCAGAAAACGCCATGGGGGCTTGGTTCCAGGAGAGACTGGCCAGAGACGGACTGAACGACTGTCGCTTCCGAGTCAGCAACCTTAAGCTAAATCTGCCTGGCTGCTaccgccccctgctggccgTTCCACGCAACCTCCGCTACCAGCTGCAGAGAGCATCCTgtgaaggagggggaggagaagtgtcaggaggcagcagcaggaaaactgaCTGGCAGCTGAATGGCACAACTGCAGAGGGGAAGCAGGACTCGCTCATGCTCACCTTAAAGTTCGACCTGGACTCCTCCTGCTACGCCACTATCTGCCTCAGAGAGATCATGAAGTGTGACCTCTAG